TGGCGCGGCACCAAAAGTACATTGTAACTGCGCACCCATTGAAACTTGACTTGGCATGTCATCCCCCAGTTGGAAAAACCCATCAAGCATGGACCACACAATGCGCAAACGATTCCCTGGCTGTGTCCACTTTCAAGCATTCAGACATGCTGACCAACTTGATGGCTCAATTTCTTACTCTGATTCAACATATTGAATTCGTCTTCAATATGCTTGGTCGCCCCCAGGCTGGATTGCTTACAGTACACGTGCCGTATCAGGATCGATGTATATTACCCAACCACCAGATCGGGCAATATGCCAACCAGCCATGACAGGGCTCACGGTAGCACCCGATTTGCATCAGGCCGCTCATTATAGGCAGAGAGGCCTCGGGCTGTAAGCTTCCTGAGCGCATATTCGAGAAAATCCGTCAAACCAGCACCAACGCCACTCACATGCGCATATTGCTAAGTAAGAGATCTGCATACGAGCATTGACACCCGATGCCCCGCTCTCTAGTATCGAAGTGCCACAGGCAGGCCGGTCAGCCCCAATGTAGCGGCCCTGACGGACTCAGCCAGCTGAATGGATGCGTTGTGGCGCATGGTTGAACAAGGCGCCCACTCTCTCAATTCCCTTTGTATCGCAATTTTTCCGGAGCTTTGATGGCAAAACAGATGTTTTGGCTCGCTACCGCATTGGTGATTTCCACCAGCGCCAGTGCCGCCCCTGTCGGTATGGTTACCTTTCTTGAAGGCGACAGCCTGCTTACCCGTGGCGTGACACGCTTCAAGCTGCCTGAGGGTACTCGGCTCGAACCAACCGACATTGTTGAAGTGTCAGGCAAAGGTTTTCTGCAAATTGAGTTGAGCAATGGTGCCATCCTGCTTCTGGCGCCACAGACACGTGCCATGCTGCAACCCAATGCCAAGAGCACAATCATGGAAGTCTTTGTGCTGAGCGGTGCCATCAAGGTCAAAACCGGTACAGCACCAGTACGCCTGACCACCCCGGCGTTCGAGTTGCCCTTGAACAATGCGACAGGTGTAGCGAATGTGGGCACCAACACAGGGCTATTCATGGAACGCGGGAGCAGCCGACTGGAAGAATCACTGGGCGACCAACTGGCTGCGCCAGTTGCGCTTGCTGTCAACGCCTATTGGAGCCGTACTGCGCAGACAAAGAGCCAGATCGCCGCCCGCCCCACGCCGGCCTTTGTCAGCTCGCTACCACCAGTTTTTCTGGATGATCCCGCATCGCGACTGGCAAAGTTCACCAATACAAAGGTCAATCTAAACAAGGCACCTGACTTCAACTATGCTGATGTCGAACCCTGGCTGATGACCAGTCCCGTCATCCGCAAGGTATTGGTCAGCCTGTGGAAACCCAAGCTGAGCGACCCAGCCTTCAAGGCTGCCATGCTGGCCAACCAAGCTCAATTACCTGAGTGGGAGAGACTATTGGCGCCGCCCAAACCCGCCATGTCCTCCAAGGCAGCCAGTGAGATGCATTCACCGCCATCAACTGTCATCAGCAACCAGACAAAGCCAGCCAATCCAGCAGGCCCGGTAACACCTACAACAACCCACCCTCCCAAGCCGGTGCCTGCACAGCCCAACCCAACAGCAACCGCCAAACCGGGCAGCACCCAGCCAGCCACTCAGCCCATGATTCAGGATGAGGGCCACGGTCAGCAGCGCCGTAAGCCATACTGACCCATATGATGCAATTCATGACAGCAATTGGCGATCAGCACGACCAATACCGAAAGCAACCCGACGCTCATGGTCACCAACACATTCCGTCACAGGTAGATCGAGCGGTCCGGAGTCCTGTGATGGCCGGACTTGCCCTTTTCATTCAACTTTCAAGCAGGGCCACGCAGCCCTGATCGACGACTCTGGAGATCTCTTGGCATGAAACTCATCGTCAAATTCAATCTGATGTTCATCGGCATGTTTCTGCTGGGGCTGAGCGTAGCCGGCTCGATTTCCTATTCTTTGCTTCAGAAGAATGCCCGGGAAGAGATCCTGCAAAACGCACGTATCATGATGCAATCCACGCT
This DNA window, taken from Chitinivorax sp. B, encodes the following:
- a CDS encoding FecR domain-containing protein, producing the protein MAKQMFWLATALVISTSASAAPVGMVTFLEGDSLLTRGVTRFKLPEGTRLEPTDIVEVSGKGFLQIELSNGAILLLAPQTRAMLQPNAKSTIMEVFVLSGAIKVKTGTAPVRLTTPAFELPLNNATGVANVGTNTGLFMERGSSRLEESLGDQLAAPVALAVNAYWSRTAQTKSQIAARPTPAFVSSLPPVFLDDPASRLAKFTNTKVNLNKAPDFNYADVEPWLMTSPVIRKVLVSLWKPKLSDPAFKAAMLANQAQLPEWERLLAPPKPAMSSKAASEMHSPPSTVISNQTKPANPAGPVTPTTTHPPKPVPAQPNPTATAKPGSTQPATQPMIQDEGHGQQRRKPY